One segment of Clostridium botulinum DNA contains the following:
- a CDS encoding M15 family metallopeptidase: protein MRRLSIFFICFIMFFNIPIISKAEEIRNYEVQMKQDLLVLMLSYPGNIVGIEKSTDKVYVVMKSGKKILYDDKIQKSHEEKLANPDLQDMLEQYYPLDKNDLIMDKSIDPGRGRNYELLNEVYGSSRNAIEKNLKNLKYGYTNYQFNKQNNANTSLDNTLKELVPLCKTRNDIASILYPASGTYNYRVISGTGRLSPHSYGIAIDLKSDKRDYWKWGSEKDAQKRLCEYPKDLVETFENNNFVWGGKWGHFDILHFEYRPEIILKAKYFTNWNNEENWFYGVPLEDETIKNYIDIIEKALT from the coding sequence ATGAGAAGATTGAGCATTTTTTTTATATGCTTTATTATGTTTTTTAATATACCTATAATCTCAAAGGCTGAAGAAATTAGAAATTATGAAGTACAAATGAAGCAAGATTTATTGGTTTTAATGTTATCATATCCTGGCAATATTGTAGGAATTGAAAAAAGCACTGATAAAGTTTATGTTGTTATGAAATCCGGAAAAAAAATCTTATATGATGATAAAATTCAAAAAAGTCATGAAGAAAAACTAGCAAATCCAGACCTTCAAGATATGTTAGAACAGTATTATCCACTTGATAAAAATGATTTAATTATGGATAAAAGCATTGATCCTGGAAGAGGCAGGAATTATGAATTATTAAATGAAGTATATGGTAGTTCAAGAAATGCCATAGAAAAAAATTTAAAGAACTTAAAATATGGTTATACAAATTACCAATTTAATAAACAAAATAATGCTAATACCTCTTTAGATAATACATTAAAAGAACTTGTTCCTTTGTGTAAAACTAGAAATGACATAGCCAGTATACTTTATCCTGCTAGTGGAACTTACAATTATAGAGTAATATCTGGTACTGGTAGGTTAAGTCCTCATTCTTATGGAATAGCAATTGACTTAAAAAGTGATAAAAGAGATTATTGGAAATGGGGTTCTGAAAAAGATGCACAAAAAAGGCTTTGTGAATACCCTAAAGATTTAGTAGAAACATTTGAAAATAATAACTTTGTTTGGGGTGGAAAATGGGGGCATTTTGATATATTACATTTTGAATATAGACCTGAAATTATTTTAAAGGCCAAATATTTTACTAATTGGAACAATGAAGAGAATTGGTTTTATGGAGTCCCTTTAGAAGATGAAACTATAAAAAATTATATTGATATTATTGAAAAAGCATTAACTTAA
- a CDS encoding phytoene desaturase family protein — protein MNKKIIVIGSGVGGLSVAARLLSKGFNVTVLEKNSIIGGKTNFFEINGFKFNLTASLIMFFRDYTEVFEYCNKNYKDYFSLIPIETLYRVFYSDNSIYDFSNKFSSLSSNINQITNGDIEDVYGYFNFLSSNYEKYQIVNKYFLNQNFSNNNNFFKSIISNTHLDLKLLHSSYKDCKKYIKNEKLINYLMFQTMYIGGSPYTLSNIYNSIPSVTQIEGLYHMQGGIYSYIKALERLILNQGGIINTNCEVRKILFEDKKAIGVMVNNQKLNADAVICSSDYSYTINNLIQDEDIKDLVKPVEQLKYSCSTFILYLGLDKKYPMLKLNNIYINKNFKKNLKAPFKGILSKDPSIYIYCPSSIDTTICPNGYECINVMIRVPNLLYNNITWNLKTINMIKKELLDILSSIDTLSDIKEHIILEKYLTPLDFKYTFNTYGGTAFGLSHTLNQTNIFRPQCEIKNINNLFFTGASTHPGNGVSMVIKSSKICSDRICKLYK, from the coding sequence ATGAATAAAAAAATCATAGTAATTGGAAGCGGTGTTGGTGGATTATCTGTAGCTGCACGCCTTTTATCAAAAGGTTTTAATGTTACAGTATTAGAAAAAAATTCAATAATAGGGGGTAAAACTAACTTTTTTGAAATTAATGGATTTAAATTTAATTTAACAGCATCATTAATCATGTTTTTTAGAGACTATACTGAGGTTTTTGAGTATTGTAATAAAAATTATAAGGACTATTTTTCTCTTATTCCTATAGAAACACTCTATAGAGTGTTTTATTCTGATAATAGCATTTATGATTTTTCAAATAAATTTTCATCACTTTCTTCAAATATCAACCAAATTACAAATGGAGATATAGAAGACGTATATGGTTATTTCAACTTTCTATCTTCTAATTATGAAAAATATCAGATTGTAAACAAGTATTTTTTAAACCAAAATTTTTCTAATAATAATAATTTTTTTAAATCTATAATTAGTAATACACATCTTGATTTGAAATTACTTCATTCATCTTACAAAGATTGTAAGAAATATATAAAAAATGAAAAGCTTATAAATTATCTTATGTTTCAAACTATGTATATAGGAGGATCACCATACACTTTATCAAATATATATAATTCAATTCCATCTGTAACTCAAATAGAAGGATTATATCATATGCAAGGAGGAATATATTCTTACATAAAAGCATTAGAAAGATTAATATTAAATCAAGGTGGAATTATAAATACGAACTGTGAAGTAAGGAAAATATTATTTGAAGATAAGAAAGCTATAGGGGTAATGGTTAATAATCAAAAACTAAATGCAGATGCAGTAATTTGCAGTAGTGATTACTCTTATACAATTAATAATCTTATACAGGATGAAGATATAAAAGATTTAGTTAAACCAGTAGAACAATTAAAATATTCTTGTTCAACATTTATTTTATATTTAGGCTTAGATAAAAAATATCCTATGCTTAAATTAAATAATATCTATATAAATAAAAATTTCAAGAAAAACTTAAAGGCTCCTTTTAAAGGAATACTTTCAAAAGATCCATCAATATATATTTATTGCCCTAGTTCAATAGATACCACTATTTGTCCAAATGGATATGAATGTATTAATGTTATGATTAGAGTTCCTAATTTACTTTACAATAATATTACTTGGAATTTAAAAACCATAAATATGATAAAGAAAGAACTTCTAGATATACTATCATCAATAGATACTCTTAGCGATATAAAGGAACATATAATACTTGAAAAATATTTAACACCACTTGATTTTAAGTATACATTCAATACATATGGTGGAACTGCTTTTGGTTTAAGTCATACACTAAATCAGACTAATATATTTAGACCTCAATGTGAAATCAAAAATATTAATAATCTATTCTTTACAGGTGCTTCTACTCATCCAGGCAATGGAGTGTCCATGGTTATTAAATCTTCTAAAATTTGTAGTGATAGAATCTGTAAATTATATAAATAG
- a CDS encoding ABC-F family ATP-binding cassette domain-containing protein, whose product MNIITLENIYKSYSEKILLNNISLGINDGDKIGLIGINGAGKSTFLKVVGGRDEFFDGSITKGKNVRIEYLSQNPDFKSGATVLEQIFRGDTKEMKLLMEYEDILVKINTCNGEEFNKLNDKLIKLQGQIDSFNLWDLESEAKSILNKLGISNYNEIMDNLSGGQKKRVALASALITPCELLILDEPTNHLDAESIEWLEEFLNTRKGALLMITHDRYFLDRVTNRIIELDRGNLYTYPGNYTAFLEKKVERLETEQVKEEKRDALIRNELKWVRRGAKARTTKQKARLQRFDELVNTKSIEIKDNVDISFVGSRLGKKIVELYDVNKSFGKKQIIKDFNYLFLRDDRIGIVGENGAGKTTLVNLIRGLISLDSGRIEIGDTVKVGCFAQDNAHIDHNLRVIDYVKEGGEYIPTEDGTKITASSMCERFLFDSTMQYTPIEKLSGGEKRRLHLLRVLMESPNFLILDEPTNDLDIETLKILESFLDEFMGIVIVVSHDRYFLDRICNKIFSYEGDGLIKEYNGNYSDFLIAKEIEKNNKSLENEKSTNKVKKERVKNKEDKPKFTFKEQKEFETIDVDISTLESKIEHLDKELEKNATNYGKLNELMKEKESLEQELEKKYERWEYLNEIAASIEEYNSKKKQ is encoded by the coding sequence ATGAATATAATTACTTTAGAAAATATATATAAAAGTTACAGTGAAAAAATATTATTAAACAATATATCGTTAGGAATTAACGATGGTGATAAAATTGGACTTATAGGCATTAATGGAGCTGGAAAATCAACATTTTTAAAAGTTGTAGGGGGAAGAGATGAATTCTTTGATGGTTCTATAACAAAAGGAAAAAATGTTAGAATAGAGTATCTTTCTCAAAATCCTGATTTTAAAAGTGGTGCCACAGTTTTAGAACAAATATTTAGAGGTGACACTAAAGAAATGAAACTTCTTATGGAATATGAAGATATATTAGTAAAAATAAATACTTGTAACGGTGAAGAGTTTAATAAATTAAATGACAAACTCATAAAACTTCAAGGTCAAATTGATTCTTTTAATTTATGGGACTTAGAAAGTGAAGCTAAAAGCATTTTAAATAAGCTTGGAATATCTAACTATAATGAAATAATGGATAATTTATCTGGTGGACAAAAAAAGAGAGTTGCCCTTGCATCAGCTCTTATAACACCTTGTGAATTGCTTATATTAGATGAGCCTACAAATCATCTTGATGCTGAATCTATAGAATGGCTTGAAGAATTTTTAAATACAAGAAAAGGTGCACTTTTAATGATTACTCATGATAGGTATTTTCTTGATAGAGTTACTAATAGAATAATTGAATTAGATAGAGGAAACCTTTATACATACCCTGGAAATTATACCGCATTTCTAGAAAAGAAGGTTGAAAGACTTGAAACAGAACAAGTTAAAGAAGAAAAGAGAGATGCATTAATTAGAAACGAATTAAAATGGGTAAGAAGAGGTGCTAAAGCTAGAACAACTAAGCAAAAAGCAAGATTACAAAGGTTTGATGAATTAGTAAATACAAAATCTATTGAAATAAAAGACAATGTTGATATATCTTTTGTAGGAAGTAGATTAGGTAAAAAAATAGTTGAGTTATATGATGTAAATAAATCTTTTGGTAAGAAACAAATTATAAAAGATTTTAATTATCTATTTTTAAGAGATGATAGAATAGGTATAGTTGGCGAAAATGGAGCAGGAAAAACAACTTTAGTTAACTTAATTAGAGGTTTAATATCACTAGATAGTGGTAGAATTGAAATAGGTGACACTGTAAAGGTAGGTTGCTTTGCACAAGACAATGCTCATATTGATCATAATTTAAGAGTTATAGATTATGTAAAAGAAGGTGGAGAGTATATTCCAACTGAAGATGGAACTAAAATAACAGCCTCTTCTATGTGTGAAAGATTTTTATTTGATAGCACAATGCAATATACTCCAATTGAAAAATTATCTGGTGGAGAAAAAAGAAGATTACATCTTTTAAGAGTATTAATGGAATCTCCTAATTTCTTGATATTAGATGAGCCTACAAATGATTTAGACATTGAAACTTTAAAAATTCTAGAATCATTTTTAGATGAATTTATGGGCATTGTAATTGTTGTATCACATGATAGATACTTTTTAGATAGAATCTGTAATAAAATATTTTCTTATGAAGGCGACGGATTAATTAAAGAATATAATGGTAATTATAGTGATTTCTTAATAGCAAAAGAGATAGAAAAAAATAATAAATCTTTAGAAAATGAAAAGTCTACTAATAAAGTGAAAAAAGAAAGAGTTAAAAATAAAGAAGATAAACCTAAGTTTACTTTTAAGGAACAAAAAGAATTTGAAACTATAGATGTAGATATATCTACTTTAGAAAGTAAGATAGAGCATCTTGACAAAGAGTTAGAGAAAAATGCTACTAATTATGGAAAACTTAATGAATTGATGAAGGAAAAAGAATCTCTTGAGCAAGAATTAGAGAAGAAGTATGAGAGATGGGAATATTTAAATGAAATTGCAGCTTCAATAGAAGAATATAATTCAAAGAAAAAACAATAA